One bacterium genomic region harbors:
- a CDS encoding cell division/cell wall cluster transcriptional repressor MraZ has protein sequence MFRGRFEHIIDPKGRTSIPSKWREQLVATYDERLIITNFDG, from the coding sequence ATGTTTAGAGGCCGTTTTGAACATATTATCGACCCCAAGGGTCGTACGTCTATCCCGTCTAAGTGGCGCGAGCAGCTTGTTGCTACTTACGATGAGCGGCTCATCATTACCAATTTTGATGG